From one Maniola jurtina chromosome 5, ilManJurt1.1, whole genome shotgun sequence genomic stretch:
- the LOC123865731 gene encoding glucose dehydrogenase [FAD, quinone]-like produces the protein MKNQGRALMLRATLWICTVFIPTDSQFADPISSVMRFLQEGEHEINNEPPDRIHFLSEYDFIVVGAGTAGCVVANRLTEIPEWKVLLIEAGANENYIMDIPLLANFLQFTEANWNYKTEPSDRYCAGFEKKQCKWPRGKVLGGSSVLNYMIYTRGSPHDFDNWEAKGNKGWGWNDVLPYFKKIENFNIPRHDNREYHGYDGFLNVEHAPFRTIKSNAWVKSAQELGFKYNDYNGAKPAGVSFLQLSMKNGTRHSSNRAYLHPVNKRNNLHVSKVSMVTKLIFDNTQTKVIGVELEKLGKRYKILVKKEVILSAGAINSPQILMLSGIGPRDNLESLNIPVKKDLPVGYNLMDHIAAGGIQFIVQQQNESLSTSYFMNHLDLVFKWMSNHQGPLSVPGGCEALIFLELKDKFNITGWPDMELLFIGGGLNSDPILPRNFGFDERIYYNTYSSLGNKDVFMVFPMLMRPKSKGRVLLRSRNPKVHPTLVPNYFEYPEDLQKIVEGIKVTIEISKQPSLKKIGTKLYDVPIAECLKYGPFGSDAYFACHAQMFTFTIYHQSGTCKMGLESDPSSVVDPRLRVHGISRLRVIDASVMPEITSGHTNAPTYMIAEKGADMIKEDWGKKP, from the coding sequence atgAAGAACCAGGGGCGAGCACTGATGTTACGGGCGACACTATGGATCTGCACAGTTTTTATTCCAACAGACTCGCAGTTTGCCGATCCGATTTCATCCGTTATGCGATTTCTTCAAGAAGGtgaacatgaaataaataacgaACCACCAGACCGAATACATTTTCTTTCGGAATATGACTTCATCGTCGTCGGAGCGGGCACAGCTGGATGCGTGGTCGCTAACCGCTTAACAGAAATACCCGAATGGAAGGTGTTACTTATAGAAGCTGGTGCGaatgaaaattatattatggaCATTCCTCTTCTAGCGAATTTCCTGCAGTTTACTGAAGCCAATTGGAATTACAAAACCGAGCCCTCTGACAGATATTGTGCTGGTTTTGAAAAAAAGCAATGTAAATGGCCACGTGGTAAAGTTCTCGGAGGTTCGAGCGTTCTGAACTATATGATTTATACCAGAGGTTCGCCTCACGATTTTGATAATTGGGAAGCGAAGGGTAACAAAGGATGGGGCTGGAATGACGTTCTtccttatttcaaaaaaatcgaaaactTCAACATCCCTAGACACGATAATCGCGAATATCATGGATATGACGGTTTCTTAAATGTCGAACATGCACCTTTTCGTACAATTAAAAGCAACGCATGGGTAAAATCAGCGCAAGAGTTAGGTTTCAAATATAATGATTACAATGGAGCAAAGCCAGCTGGAGTATCTTTCTTACAACTTTCTATGAAGAACGGAACCAGACACAGTTCCAACAGAGCATACCTCCATCCTGTTAACAAAAGAAATAACCTCCATGTCTCTAAAGTCAGCATGGTTACTAAACTCATTTTTGATAATACGCAAACCAAAGTAATAGGCGTTGAATTAGAGAAACTTGGCAAGCGATATAAAATTTTAGTCAAAAAAGAAGTTATATTATCAGCCGGTGCTATTAACTCGCCTCAAATACTTATGCTTTCTGGAATAGGACCCAGAGATAATTTAGAGTCTCTAAATATACCGGTTAAAAAGGATTTACCTGTAGGATATAACCTTATGGATCATATCGCAGCCGGTGGGATTCAATTTATTGTGCAACAACAAAACGAAAGCCTTTCTACGAGTTATTTTATGAACCACTTAGACCTGGTATTCAAATGGATGAGTAACCACCAAGGTCCTTTATCAGTACCCGGAGGATGCGAGGCTCTTATCTTTCTGGAATTGAAAGACAAATTCAACATAACAGGCTGGCCTGATATGGAATTGCTTTTTATAGGTGGAGGTCTTAATTCTGACCCTATATTGCCAAGAAATTTTGGTTTCGATGAACGAATCTATTATAATACATACTCTTCACTAGGTAACAAAGACGTTTTCATGGTATTTCCTATGCTTATGCGACCTAAATCTAAAGGAAGAGTGTTATTGCGGAGCAGAAATCCGAAAGTTCACCCAACTTTGGTTCCAAACTACTTCGAATATCCAGAAGACTTGCAGAAAATCGTCGAAGGTATCAAAGTAACTATTGAAATTTCAAAGCAACCATCTTTGAAAAAGATAGGAACTAAGTTGTACGATGTACCCATTGCAGAATGTTTAAAATATGGCCCATTTGGCAGTGACGCTTACTTTGCTTGTCACGCACAAATGTTCACTTTTACAATTTACCATCAAAGCGGGACTTGTAAAATGGGATTAGAGAGTGACCCATCATCAGTTGTAGATCCTAGATTGAGAGTACATGGCATTTCCAGATTAAGGGTCATCGACGCTAGCGTAATGCCTGAAATAACGTCTGGTCATACTAATGCTCCAACGTACATGATTGCAGAAAAAGGTGCCGATATGATAAAAGAAGACTGGGGGAAGAAACCATGA